A stretch of Methanococcus voltae PS DNA encodes these proteins:
- a CDS encoding thiamine pyrophosphate-binding protein: MDNSNSKEFVGKLINFLEYNDIKTIFSYPGEQILPFYRAIENSNINLINVKHEQAAAHMADGYARITNETGVCLVTAGPGATNITTGVATAFRDNSSIVCFTGRCSSKYIGTEFFQEIPMDFLDFEEGSYIFESNDENLNTVKNVFEKSFFNRKPIQINISKNVYNSLDKSGSLLKITKNYKSYEKYINNHNNSELCNNIHATYQINNMNNTKNSKNLEINEYFETLKNNEIVQNSKNPILLIGQGIFGQLNYSEILQINNMLKNSKIPIVTTYPARGIISEEDEKCLGMIGRRGYFANEHLKNCDLIINLGSSLSYNTILESWDDIKSKIVDLNVNINNISDIELIVRNINDIFEKCDIFKKYNKIYRNNNHSLNKIVKFGDYSKKVKELIESIPNDSIIVTDAGNHTVFTSLFKTCMLPKSIISSHSMGTMGFGLPCAIGVKYGCIDKSIDREVININGDGGIQMNIQELATVAKNNLKMLIIIMKNSRLNIFCDLDNPNYVKLGEAYGITSKLVKSENEIKKCVNEYLEGNGPLILVIECEDESLPKPEN; the protein is encoded by the coding sequence ATGGATAATTCAAATTCTAAAGAATTTGTAGGCAAATTAATTAATTTTCTAGAATATAATGATATAAAAACCATATTTTCATACCCTGGTGAACAAATACTTCCATTTTACAGAGCCATTGAAAATTCAAATATTAATTTAATAAATGTTAAACACGAACAGGCTGCGGCGCATATGGCTGACGGTTACGCTAGGATAACTAATGAAACGGGTGTTTGTTTAGTAACTGCAGGCCCAGGTGCAACAAACATAACCACAGGTGTTGCTACGGCATTTCGAGATAATTCGTCTATTGTATGCTTTACCGGTCGTTGCTCTTCAAAATATATTGGCACTGAATTTTTTCAAGAAATACCCATGGATTTTCTAGATTTCGAAGAAGGTAGTTATATTTTTGAATCGAACGACGAAAACCTGAATACTGTAAAAAATGTATTTGAAAAAAGTTTTTTTAATCGAAAACCTATCCAAATTAATATTTCCAAAAATGTCTATAATTCACTAGATAAATCGGGTAGTTTATTAAAAATTACAAAGAATTATAAATCTTATGAAAAGTATATTAATAATCATAACAATAGTGAATTATGTAACAATATACATGCTACATATCAAATAAATAATATGAATAATACTAAAAATTCTAAAAATCTTGAAATTAATGAATATTTTGAGACTTTAAAAAATAATGAAATCGTTCAAAATTCTAAAAATCCTATATTACTTATAGGGCAGGGTATTTTTGGGCAACTAAACTATTCTGAAATACTTCAAATTAATAATATGTTAAAAAATTCAAAAATCCCAATAGTCACTACATACCCTGCAAGGGGCATTATTTCGGAAGAAGACGAAAAATGTTTGGGCATGATTGGTAGAAGAGGGTATTTTGCAAATGAACATTTGAAAAACTGTGATTTAATAATAAACTTAGGTTCAAGTTTATCATACAATACAATTCTTGAGTCTTGGGACGATATTAAGTCAAAAATTGTTGATTTAAATGTAAATATCAATAATATTTCAGATATTGAATTAATTGTTAGAAATATTAACGATATTTTTGAAAAATGTGATATTTTTAAAAAGTACAATAAAATCTACAGAAATAATAACCATAGTTTAAACAAAATAGTTAAATTTGGAGACTACTCCAAAAAAGTTAAAGAATTAATAGAATCAATCCCTAATGATTCGATTATTGTAACAGATGCTGGGAATCATACTGTATTTACGTCACTATTTAAGACATGTATGCTACCCAAAAGTATAATTTCCTCCCACAGCATGGGTACCATGGGTTTTGGACTTCCTTGCGCCATCGGCGTAAAGTACGGGTGTATTGATAAAAGCATAGATAGGGAAGTCATAAATATTAATGGGGATGGCGGAATTCAGATGAATATCCAAGAATTAGCAACTGTTGCCAAAAATAACTTAAAAATGTTAATCATAATTATGAAAAATAGCAGATTAAATATTTTTTGTGATTTAGATAACCCCAACTATGTAAAACTTGGAGAAGCCTATGGGATAACATCCAAATTGGTTAAATCTGAAAATGAAATAAAAAAATGTGTAAATGAATATTTAGAAGGTAATGGTCCTTTAATTTTAGTAATCGAATGTGAAGATGAAAGTTTACCGAAACCTGAAAATTAA
- a CDS encoding DUF2117 domain-containing protein codes for MENDFQKNVLKIGIIVHGPEIIDSGYAKKIIDIIKNYQVFTDKYIEKEIFVKLGGTMGRVAVIDNNLEEIIDISEKLVPSKSIQKLGEFNDFLFLLNYGKSKITGHTFGKIVINNSKIHKPVIQIERPGEKDGTIILWNKKFLNDVDLKNKDKDNNKDIEHFIDGLVETISRKFDISIENCISEGMNVYYDELGNQCRKIHGVSPNESIMVNGIVVGRSKGEEVTIVCKNGKLLGIKNADVKWHGVEKLGNIDLNKIIIKTGMLRRHSNFCENDHKLGDFNNKIDNTIDNKNIQENMQNVGKLLFIHHAGENTLEMLKNAPVSAVLTIGDDTTTVCGDILARFNIRIIGITDGDKDEILDNPRLTKGSKVFKILNAKDDDVGDYIIKNSKFEDFKTFEEYFNHVFKLLANYSLKLEYTLEEIDN; via the coding sequence ATGGAAAACGATTTTCAGAAAAATGTTTTAAAAATAGGAATTATAGTTCATGGTCCTGAAATTATAGATAGCGGTTATGCAAAAAAAATAATCGATATAATTAAAAATTATCAAGTTTTTACTGATAAGTATATTGAAAAAGAAATATTTGTAAAGTTAGGCGGTACTATGGGTCGAGTTGCCGTTATAGATAATAATTTAGAAGAAATTATTGATATTTCTGAAAAATTAGTACCATCTAAATCGATTCAAAAGCTTGGGGAATTCAATGACTTCTTATTTTTGCTCAATTATGGAAAATCAAAAATTACAGGGCATACCTTCGGTAAAATAGTCATAAATAACTCCAAAATCCACAAACCAGTTATTCAGATTGAAAGACCTGGCGAAAAAGATGGGACAATAATACTATGGAATAAAAAGTTTTTAAATGACGTTGATTTAAAAAATAAGGATAAAGACAATAATAAGGATATAGAACACTTTATTGATGGTTTAGTCGAAACTATCAGCCGAAAATTTGATATCTCTATTGAAAATTGCATAAGCGAAGGTATGAACGTTTATTACGATGAATTAGGAAATCAATGTCGTAAAATACATGGAGTAAGCCCTAATGAATCAATTATGGTTAATGGTATAGTAGTAGGGCGCTCAAAAGGTGAAGAAGTTACAATCGTTTGTAAAAATGGGAAACTTTTAGGTATTAAAAATGCAGATGTCAAATGGCATGGTGTTGAGAAACTAGGAAATATTGATTTAAATAAAATAATTATAAAAACCGGCATGTTAAGAAGGCATAGTAACTTTTGCGAAAATGACCATAAATTAGGCGACTTTAACAATAAAATTGATAATACTATTGATAATAAAAACATACAAGAAAATATGCAAAATGTTGGAAAGCTATTATTTATACATCATGCAGGCGAAAATACATTAGAAATGTTAAAAAATGCTCCTGTTTCAGCAGTTTTAACTATTGGTGATGATACAACCACCGTTTGTGGAGATATACTTGCAAGATTTAATATTAGGATAATTGGTATTACCGATGGAGATAAAGACGAAATTCTTGATAACCCTCGGTTAACCAAAGGTTCAAAAGTTTTTAAAATATTGAATGCTAAAGATGACGATGTAGGTGACTATATTATTAAAAATTCAAAATTTGAAGATTTTAAAACTTTTGAGGAATATTTTAATCATGTTTTTAAATTATTAGCCAATTATTCTCTTAAATTAGAATATACTCTTGAAGAAATTGATAATTAA